In Cervus elaphus chromosome 5, mCerEla1.1, whole genome shotgun sequence, the following proteins share a genomic window:
- the LOC122693847 gene encoding enhancer of rudimentary homolog yields the protein MSHTILLVQPIKRPEGRTYADYESVNECMEGVCKMYEEHLKRMNPNSPSITYDISQLFDFIDDLADLSCLVYRADTQTYQPYNKDWIKEKIYVLLC from the coding sequence ATGTCTCACACCATCTTGCTGGTACAGCCTATCAAGAGGCCAGAAGGCAGAACTTACGCTGACTATGAATCTGTGAATGAGTGTATGGAAGGTGTTTGTAAAATGTATGAAGAACATCTGAAGAGAATGAATCCCAACAGCCCCTCTATCACATATGATATCAGTCAGTTGTTTGATTTTATTGATGACCTGGCAGACCTCAGCTGCCTTGTTTACCGAGCTGATACCCAGACATACCAGCCTTATAACAAAGATTGGATTAAAGAGAAGATCTACGTGCTCCTTTGTTGA